A stretch of Bacillus pseudomycoides DNA encodes these proteins:
- a CDS encoding GNAT family N-acetyltransferase, producing MIKQYSKRCLTGNKVTLRKITKEDYGNYYNIEDVMESRLLMNDGIPFPPTESDHEKFLNEISSDKEDYMFGIELKDEKIFIGTIAVYLVNWKNGTCHVGVSIGPEYQGKGYGTDSMQILVDFIFNYMNVNKVKLQVFSYNKRAIASYEKCGFSVEGTLKEELFRFGSYHDIHIMGLLRKDWENEKA from the coding sequence TTGATTAAGCAATATAGTAAAAGATGTTTAACAGGTAATAAAGTCACTCTACGAAAAATAACAAAAGAGGATTACGGAAACTACTATAACATTGAAGATGTAATGGAGAGCCGGTTATTAATGAATGATGGAATACCATTTCCTCCTACTGAGAGTGACCATGAAAAATTTCTTAATGAAATAAGTTCTGATAAAGAGGATTACATGTTTGGTATTGAACTTAAAGATGAAAAAATCTTTATTGGGACAATAGCTGTTTACTTAGTGAACTGGAAAAATGGTACTTGTCACGTTGGCGTTTCAATAGGTCCTGAATATCAAGGGAAAGGTTATGGAACTGATTCAATGCAAATACTGGTTGACTTTATTTTCAATTATATGAATGTAAATAAAGTCAAGCTCCAAGTGTTTAGTTACAACAAAAGAGCTATCGCTTCTTATGAAAAATGCGGATTTTCCGTAGAAGGGACTTTAAAAGAAGAATTATTTAGGTTCGGTAGTTACCATGACATTCATATTATGGGGTTACTTAGAAAAGATTGGGAAAACGAGAAAGCTTAA
- a CDS encoding Virginiamycin B lyase: MRITIQEYVVNEIDSGPYGITVGKDGALWFTEQKGNRIGRINANGEIKSFPIPTANAGVMSIISDQTGDLWFTEYNASKIGKMSMNGLFEEYVLPATNAAPFGITEGPDGAIWFTEMNNGRIGRITKSGEITEFELPNSKSFPSFITLGSDGALWFTQNQNNTIGRITTKGEVTEYPIPTPNSGPVGIASGPDGAIWFVQIMGNKIGRITFEGEVKEFVIPTPNARPHAIIPGKNGDLWFTEWGGNQISRITVEGVITEYTIPTNNAEPHGITFCPDGDIWFAEECNQIGRLTIIT, translated from the coding sequence ATGAGGATCACAATACAAGAATATGTGGTCAATGAAATAGATTCAGGACCGTATGGAATAACCGTAGGAAAAGACGGGGCATTGTGGTTTACGGAACAGAAAGGGAATCGAATTGGTAGAATAAATGCTAATGGTGAAATAAAGTCTTTTCCCATTCCGACAGCAAATGCAGGAGTTATGTCAATTATTTCGGACCAGACTGGTGACTTATGGTTTACGGAATATAACGCAAGCAAGATTGGTAAAATGTCGATGAACGGTCTTTTTGAAGAATATGTACTCCCTGCAACGAACGCTGCACCTTTTGGCATAACGGAAGGACCAGATGGAGCAATATGGTTTACAGAAATGAATAACGGTAGGATTGGAAGAATAACAAAGTCAGGGGAAATCACCGAGTTTGAATTGCCTAACTCCAAATCATTTCCCTCTTTTATTACTCTGGGATCAGACGGGGCATTATGGTTTACACAGAATCAGAACAATACGATTGGTAGAATAACCACTAAAGGTGAGGTGACAGAATATCCAATCCCAACACCTAACTCCGGGCCAGTTGGAATTGCGAGCGGACCAGATGGAGCAATATGGTTTGTGCAAATCATGGGCAATAAAATTGGTAGAATTACGTTCGAAGGTGAGGTCAAAGAATTTGTTATACCGACGCCGAACGCTCGCCCTCATGCCATAATACCCGGGAAGAACGGAGATCTTTGGTTCACGGAATGGGGAGGTAACCAAATCAGCCGAATTACAGTTGAAGGAGTTATTACGGAATATACGATACCTACAAATAATGCAGAGCCACATGGTATCACGTTTTGTCCGGATGGCGATATTTGGTTCGCTGAAGAGTGTAATCAAATTGGACGTCTAACAATCATTACGTAA
- the brnQ gene encoding branched-chain amino acid transport system II carrier protein, which produces MTNKVPFSFVVVIGLMLFALFFGAGNLIFPAMLGQSAGTNIWSANAGFLVTGVGLPLLGVLAFGISGKEDLQSLASRVHPVFGIVFTTILYLAIGPLFAIPRTGNVSFEIGLKPFVPESLGSMALIIFTIIFFSITCFFSLNPAKIVDIVGKILTPIKLTFIGILVIVAFIHPIGEMQAPVETYTSNAFFKGFQEGYLTMDTLASFVFGIIIINAIKEKGAKTKKQIMVVCAKATMIAATVLAILYTALSYMGASSVAKLGHLENGGEVLAKVSNYYFGSYGGILLGLMITVACLTTSVGLVSACSSFFHKLFPKVSYKKIVVILSVFSAIVANVGLTQLIAVSVPVLTAIYPLAIVLIFLTFFHSLFKGRTEVYQVSLLVTFIISLFDGLNAAGVNIQVVNHIFTKFLPMHEVGLGWIFPAIIGGFIGYGISHLRVKNEIHSSVAKVNK; this is translated from the coding sequence ATGACGAATAAAGTACCTTTTTCGTTCGTAGTAGTTATCGGATTAATGTTATTTGCTCTCTTTTTTGGAGCAGGAAATTTAATTTTCCCTGCGATGTTAGGTCAATCGGCTGGAACAAATATTTGGTCAGCAAATGCGGGATTTTTAGTAACTGGGGTTGGACTACCATTACTTGGCGTATTAGCATTTGGAATTTCAGGTAAAGAAGATTTACAATCACTAGCAAGTCGTGTTCACCCTGTTTTTGGAATTGTGTTTACAACAATTCTATATTTAGCAATTGGTCCATTATTTGCAATACCGAGAACGGGTAATGTTTCCTTTGAAATTGGTCTTAAACCTTTTGTACCAGAAAGTTTAGGTTCTATGGCTTTAATTATTTTTACAATTATATTTTTTAGTATTACTTGTTTTTTTTCGCTCAATCCTGCGAAAATTGTCGATATTGTTGGAAAAATTTTGACGCCAATTAAATTAACGTTCATTGGAATTTTAGTAATCGTAGCTTTTATTCATCCGATAGGAGAAATGCAAGCACCTGTTGAAACGTATACATCTAACGCGTTCTTTAAAGGATTTCAAGAAGGATACTTAACAATGGATACGCTTGCATCTTTCGTATTTGGCATTATTATCATTAACGCTATTAAAGAAAAAGGTGCAAAAACGAAAAAACAAATTATGGTTGTTTGTGCAAAAGCAACGATGATTGCAGCAACAGTATTAGCAATTCTTTATACAGCGCTTTCTTATATGGGAGCTTCAAGCGTAGCAAAACTTGGGCACCTAGAAAATGGTGGGGAAGTTTTAGCGAAAGTGTCAAACTACTACTTTGGTTCATATGGTGGAATCCTATTAGGATTAATGATTACAGTAGCTTGTTTAACGACTAGTGTAGGACTTGTTTCAGCATGTTCTTCATTTTTCCATAAACTATTTCCAAAGGTATCTTACAAAAAAATCGTTGTTATTTTATCTGTTTTTAGTGCAATTGTTGCGAATGTAGGATTAACACAACTAATTGCAGTTTCTGTTCCTGTATTAACAGCGATTTATCCATTAGCGATTGTACTAATCTTTTTAACATTTTTCCATTCATTATTTAAAGGGAGAACGGAAGTGTATCAAGTAAGCTTACTGGTAACATTTATTATAAGCTTATTTGATGGATTAAATGCAGCTGGAGTAAATATCCAAGTAGTGAATCATATATTTACTAAATTTCTTCCGATGCATGAAGTAGGTCTAGGATGGATATTCCCAGCCATTATTGGTGGATTTATTGGGTACGGTATTAGTCATTTAAGAGTGAAAAATGAAATTCATTCTAGTGTAGCAAAAGTAAATAAGTAG
- a CDS encoding Rrf2 family transcriptional regulator, with protein MKISSRFSIAVHILSILKNNPSSICTSEFMAESVNTNPVVIRKIMSYLKQAQFVYVNRGPGGAGLLKGLSEITLLDVYHAVNVVEEDKLFHIHEQPNPDCPIGANIQAVLEVILVQAQSAMEEVLKNITMEHLFESLQEKMNA; from the coding sequence ATGAAAATTAGTAGCCGCTTTTCTATAGCTGTTCATATTTTATCAATTTTGAAAAACAATCCATCTTCTATTTGTACTTCAGAATTTATGGCCGAGAGTGTAAATACAAATCCGGTTGTAATTCGAAAAATAATGTCTTACTTAAAACAAGCTCAGTTTGTTTATGTAAATCGTGGGCCAGGTGGGGCTGGATTACTAAAAGGTTTAAGTGAAATTACATTATTAGATGTGTATCATGCAGTAAATGTAGTTGAGGAAGATAAGTTATTTCATATTCATGAACAACCCAATCCAGATTGCCCAATTGGAGCAAATATTCAAGCTGTATTAGAAGTGATTTTAGTTCAAGCGCAATCTGCGATGGAAGAAGTTTTAAAAAATATCACAATGGAGCATTTGTTTGAATCGTTACAAGAGAAAATGAATGCTTGA
- a CDS encoding DsbA family oxidoreductase: protein MTVKMKVYSDFICPFCFLAKGPLDEVAKEKDVEIEWMPFELRPSPYSKIDPWNEPEKLGSWDSFILPTAKKLGIEMRLPRVSPHPYTHLAFEGCQFAKEYGLGNEYHHRVFTAFFQEEQNIEDIDVLTKLAVEVGLPEAEFKDALVTRKYREKHQQAIQHAYDEANIMAVPTVMIGDEVIQGLASKETLERVIDKEIEKDKTNSFEGMQCNTDGYC from the coding sequence ATGACTGTAAAAATGAAAGTGTACTCTGATTTTATTTGTCCGTTTTGTTTTTTAGCAAAAGGTCCATTAGATGAGGTGGCGAAGGAGAAAGATGTAGAAATCGAATGGATGCCATTTGAATTACGTCCAAGTCCATATTCTAAAATAGATCCTTGGAATGAGCCAGAAAAGTTAGGTTCATGGGATTCCTTCATTCTTCCTACCGCAAAGAAATTAGGAATTGAAATGCGCCTACCACGTGTTTCTCCACATCCATATACACACCTGGCTTTTGAAGGGTGTCAATTTGCGAAGGAGTATGGACTTGGAAATGAGTACCATCATCGAGTGTTTACTGCGTTTTTCCAAGAAGAACAAAACATTGAAGACATTGATGTATTAACAAAATTAGCGGTAGAAGTAGGGCTTCCTGAAGCGGAATTTAAAGATGCTTTAGTAACTCGTAAATATAGAGAAAAACATCAGCAAGCGATTCAGCATGCATATGATGAAGCAAACATTATGGCTGTTCCAACAGTAATGATTGGAGATGAAGTCATTCAAGGGCTTGCTAGTAAAGAAACGTTAGAAAGAGTAATTGATAAAGAAATCGAAAAGGATAAAACAAATTCATTTGAAGGTATGCAATGTAATACGGATGGATATTGCTAA
- a CDS encoding nitroreductase family protein → MSVTTTNLKEAIMNRRSIRKVTKNATITKERINEVLKTALHAPTSFNMQSGRMVVLMDAEHEKFWDIVKETLRARVPAENFEATVERLKGFREGVGTVLFFENQATVKQMQENAPLYKEQFPFWSHQGNAMLQHTVWMLLSAEGIGASLQHYNPIVDAEVKETWNIPAEWSLVGQMPFGEPNEQPGDRTFLPTEEVVKFY, encoded by the coding sequence ATGTCAGTGACTACAACAAACTTAAAAGAAGCAATCATGAACCGTCGTTCAATTCGTAAAGTAACAAAAAATGCTACAATCACAAAAGAAAGAATTAACGAAGTTTTAAAAACAGCTTTACATGCACCAACATCTTTCAATATGCAAAGTGGCCGTATGGTTGTATTAATGGATGCAGAGCATGAAAAGTTCTGGGATATTGTAAAAGAAACACTTAGAGCTCGCGTGCCAGCAGAAAATTTTGAAGCAACTGTAGAAAGACTAAAAGGTTTCCGTGAAGGAGTAGGAACAGTACTATTCTTTGAAAATCAAGCGACAGTAAAACAAATGCAAGAAAATGCACCTTTATATAAAGAACAGTTCCCATTCTGGTCTCATCAAGGAAATGCAATGTTACAACACACTGTATGGATGCTATTATCTGCAGAGGGAATCGGAGCATCATTACAACACTACAACCCAATTGTGGATGCTGAAGTGAAAGAAACTTGGAATATCCCAGCAGAGTGGAGCTTAGTAGGACAAATGCCATTTGGTGAGCCAAATGAACAACCAGGGGATAGAACATTCCTACCAACTGAAGAAGTAGTGAAATTTTATTAA
- a CDS encoding MerR family transcriptional regulator, with amino-acid sequence MKIGSFAKLYNVSVDTIRYYIELGLLVPEKKGAQFQMNQSCLDDMELILELKHLQFSLKEIQKFLSYQRLTINIDISYYQNLLLEKKNKFLEEKKKLNRFIRLIDDKLKSFEQPAYSYGHTGVPISFIPFFYCPYCKIQLNINNASIQDNNICEAKLTCSCGYFSSIEDGIVVTSNLEESPYCILNEETMKEFTPSFVSLKEKGDQWMIKVLKELDLSNKVVIETNIDISVSLPKYLSSLDSDTFYIFCGFSLTMIKKLKCLIEKINSKLRIVYIQNTDYLLPLKPGSIDVMIDSITTNDVCSHKNVFPITLLQTYMNNESKIIGNYLYYHEGATSLRNFRTLYPNSHSHVLYPNYLEPNLEKEGLKIQHKTIIGSTDNPGIFLDYHEQGEKVNLLGYIANRAI; translated from the coding sequence TTGAAAATCGGGTCTTTTGCTAAACTTTATAATGTGTCTGTGGATACGATTCGTTACTATATCGAATTAGGGTTATTAGTTCCGGAAAAAAAGGGAGCTCAATTCCAAATGAACCAATCCTGTCTCGATGACATGGAATTAATATTAGAGCTCAAACATCTGCAGTTCTCTTTGAAAGAAATCCAAAAATTTCTTTCATATCAACGTTTGACGATTAATATTGACATTAGTTATTACCAAAATCTCTTATTGGAGAAGAAAAATAAGTTTTTGGAAGAAAAAAAAAAACTCAACCGATTCATTAGACTCATAGATGATAAGTTGAAATCCTTTGAGCAGCCAGCTTATTCGTATGGCCATACCGGTGTCCCAATATCCTTCATTCCATTTTTTTATTGTCCATATTGCAAAATCCAATTAAACATTAATAATGCATCCATACAGGACAATAATATTTGCGAAGCAAAGTTAACCTGTTCATGTGGTTACTTTTCCTCTATAGAAGATGGAATAGTAGTTACTTCAAACCTAGAGGAATCTCCCTATTGTATCCTCAATGAAGAAACAATGAAGGAATTCACTCCAAGCTTTGTCAGTTTAAAAGAAAAAGGGGACCAATGGATGATCAAGGTATTGAAGGAACTAGATTTATCAAATAAAGTGGTTATTGAAACAAATATTGACATATCTGTCTCCTTACCAAAGTACTTATCATCACTTGACTCGGATACCTTCTATATATTTTGTGGTTTTTCTTTGACTATGATTAAGAAATTGAAGTGTTTGATTGAAAAAATCAATTCAAAACTTCGTATCGTGTATATACAAAATACGGACTATCTTCTTCCTCTAAAACCAGGATCAATAGATGTGATGATAGATAGTATTACCACTAACGATGTTTGTTCACATAAGAATGTCTTCCCGATTACTTTGTTACAGACTTACATGAACAACGAATCTAAGATCATTGGAAATTATCTATATTACCATGAAGGTGCAACCTCTTTACGTAATTTTCGCACCTTATACCCTAATTCACATTCACATGTCTTATATCCAAACTACCTTGAGCCTAACTTAGAGAAAGAAGGATTAAAAATTCAGCATAAGACAATTATTGGCTCAACAGATAATCCTGGTATTTTTCTTGATTATCACGAGCAAGGCGAAAAAGTTAATTTACTTGGGTATATTGCAAATCGTGCTATCTAG
- a CDS encoding amidohydrolase has translation MKADFIFINGEVITVNRANDVVEAIAIKGNRIIALGTNEDMKPYITENTKVIDLQGKSLLPGFIDSHLHILHGTNKLGVDCKEPHIKSIKDLIEALKVKKLETPKGQWIRASGFNEMAVLEGRYPTIGELDEVSKEHPIYVSRACNHICVVNSKALEIAGIDESTSNLDNAQIERDDAGKLTGRLIESANMKMLEVAKYTEEELLKAFKLASDDFLSYGITSIHDAGGHGPEHFRNIFKAVQVGDVRVRVYAMICALHSSEEFVDKMIDAGIVTGMGDDKFRIGPAKIFTDGSSSGPTIATRKPYTSNHADYGILYYTQEEIDRVLTRAHQKGFQITAHAQGDRAIEMVLNCIESAQQKYPRINCRHRIEHAGIAEPDLQERMKNLDVIPIPNPPFFYEFGEGYIKNYGERVNHMYPLRDYLNHEIIAAAGSDCPVTSCNPLLGIHVAVNRKSKNGIDVGRNQRVSVLEAIRLYTWNGAYASFEEDRKGSLDVGKFADLIVLDKSILNTEEQNIKELVVNMTMIDGDVVFQREGFFEGKLGIESVLN, from the coding sequence GTGAAAGCTGATTTCATATTCATAAATGGTGAAGTTATAACAGTAAATCGTGCAAATGATGTTGTAGAAGCCATTGCTATTAAGGGAAATCGAATTATCGCTTTAGGAACAAACGAAGACATGAAACCTTATATTACTGAGAATACAAAAGTTATTGATTTACAAGGAAAAAGCCTTCTTCCAGGATTTATCGATTCACATCTACATATTCTGCACGGAACGAATAAATTAGGGGTTGATTGTAAGGAGCCACATATCAAGTCTATAAAAGATCTTATAGAAGCTCTCAAAGTCAAAAAATTAGAAACACCAAAAGGACAATGGATTCGTGCTTCTGGATTTAACGAAATGGCAGTTTTGGAGGGGAGATATCCTACAATTGGTGAATTGGATGAGGTTTCTAAGGAACACCCTATTTATGTTTCGAGAGCATGTAACCATATATGCGTGGTAAATAGCAAAGCTCTTGAAATAGCGGGTATTGATGAAAGTACATCAAATTTGGATAATGCTCAAATTGAACGAGACGATGCTGGTAAATTAACTGGGCGATTAATTGAGAGTGCCAATATGAAGATGCTTGAGGTTGCAAAATATACTGAGGAAGAATTACTCAAGGCTTTTAAACTAGCATCTGATGACTTTCTTTCTTATGGAATTACAAGTATTCACGATGCCGGTGGGCACGGTCCTGAGCATTTCAGAAACATTTTTAAGGCAGTACAAGTTGGTGATGTTCGGGTTCGTGTATATGCAATGATATGTGCACTACATAGTTCAGAAGAGTTTGTTGATAAAATGATTGATGCTGGAATTGTCACAGGTATGGGAGACGATAAGTTTAGAATTGGACCTGCCAAAATATTTACCGATGGAAGCAGTAGTGGTCCAACTATCGCAACAAGAAAACCTTACACGAGTAACCATGCTGATTATGGCATTCTTTATTATACGCAGGAAGAGATTGATAGGGTTTTAACAAGAGCGCATCAAAAAGGGTTTCAAATTACGGCACACGCTCAAGGGGATCGAGCGATTGAAATGGTTCTGAATTGTATTGAGAGTGCGCAGCAAAAGTATCCTAGAATAAACTGTCGACATCGAATTGAACATGCTGGTATTGCTGAGCCTGACTTACAAGAACGTATGAAAAACCTCGATGTGATTCCGATACCAAATCCGCCATTTTTCTATGAATTTGGTGAAGGTTATATTAAGAATTATGGAGAGCGTGTAAACCATATGTATCCGCTCCGTGATTATTTGAATCATGAGATTATTGCTGCTGCTGGTTCGGATTGTCCCGTAACCTCATGCAATCCTTTATTAGGAATCCATGTTGCGGTAAATAGAAAAAGTAAAAATGGTATTGATGTAGGTAGAAATCAAAGAGTCAGTGTTTTGGAAGCAATTCGTCTGTATACATGGAATGGAGCTTATGCAAGTTTTGAAGAAGACCGTAAAGGGAGTCTAGATGTAGGGAAATTTGCAGATTTAATAGTGTTAGATAAGAGTATTTTGAATACAGAAGAGCAAAATATTAAAGAATTAGTAGTAAACATGACAATGATCGATGGAGACGTCGTATTCCAGAGAGAAGGATTTTTTGAGGGGAAATTAGGGATAGAGAGCGTACTTAATTGA
- a CDS encoding FAD-binding oxidoreductase has protein sequence MNSLSLWTATANPQKSRSVLVGEENTDVVIVGAGFTGVSAALHLQQQGYNTVVLEQETVGWGASGRNGGMLLPGYKPTLVELVDKWGLDEAKQLNQLSLESLRLVEQLTNDYQIDCSLQKSGHVVAAFKAKHFEGLKRESEFINKHFGYETKVLEKKQMGEVIHSTYYHGCLVDPMSYSFHPLNYVLGLAEAAESHGAKIYEKSKVLHVKRESGDVQVYTEAGRVKAREIIMATDAYSEKLMKPLHRGVLSISSQIIATESLPEETLERLIPKGRMVFDTSNFLYYMRRTPDSRIAFGGGDIIPNRGDSVYDEVYEAMIKVFPELRGCKVDYRWNGLIGVTRDMFPVLGKMEDGTFFAAGYCGHGASLATLFGKLLAQCIVKESEETYRFGQMKLKPFPFSSQKGVLINLASKYHRLLDWLT, from the coding sequence ATGAACAGTTTATCGTTATGGACAGCTACGGCTAATCCTCAAAAAAGTCGCTCTGTACTTGTGGGAGAAGAAAATACTGATGTAGTAATTGTTGGAGCTGGGTTTACTGGAGTATCTGCTGCTCTTCATTTGCAGCAACAGGGATATAATACGGTTGTATTGGAACAAGAAACAGTGGGATGGGGAGCAAGCGGTCGAAATGGTGGAATGCTTCTCCCTGGGTACAAGCCTACACTAGTAGAACTTGTTGACAAGTGGGGGCTGGATGAAGCAAAACAGCTTAATCAACTTTCATTAGAGAGCCTTCGACTTGTTGAGCAATTAACAAATGATTATCAGATTGATTGTTCTCTTCAAAAAAGTGGACATGTAGTTGCTGCTTTTAAAGCAAAGCACTTTGAAGGGTTAAAAAGAGAAAGTGAATTTATTAATAAGCATTTTGGATATGAAACAAAGGTTTTGGAAAAAAAACAAATGGGTGAGGTCATCCATTCCACATATTATCATGGTTGTTTGGTAGATCCTATGAGCTATTCTTTTCATCCGCTAAATTATGTGCTTGGTTTAGCAGAAGCGGCCGAATCTCATGGAGCAAAAATCTATGAAAAATCGAAAGTATTACATGTAAAAAGAGAATCAGGGGACGTGCAAGTATATACAGAAGCAGGAAGAGTAAAAGCAAGAGAAATAATTATGGCAACAGATGCCTATTCTGAAAAACTTATGAAACCGCTTCACCGAGGTGTCTTGTCTATTAGCAGTCAAATCATTGCGACAGAATCTTTACCAGAAGAGACTTTAGAAAGACTTATTCCAAAAGGGCGCATGGTATTTGATACAAGCAACTTCTTATACTATATGCGGCGGACTCCAGACTCTCGTATCGCTTTTGGAGGAGGAGATATCATTCCAAATCGGGGTGATAGCGTATACGATGAAGTTTATGAAGCGATGATTAAAGTCTTTCCGGAATTAAGGGGTTGTAAAGTTGATTATCGTTGGAACGGATTAATTGGTGTAACTAGGGATATGTTCCCTGTTTTAGGAAAAATGGAAGATGGTACATTCTTCGCAGCTGGTTATTGTGGTCACGGCGCTTCTTTAGCTACCCTTTTTGGCAAACTATTAGCACAATGCATTGTGAAAGAAAGTGAAGAAACGTATCGATTTGGTCAAATGAAGTTAAAACCATTTCCGTTTTCAAGTCAAAAAGGAGTACTTATCAATTTAGCGAGCAAGTATCATCGCTTGCTTGATTGGTTGACGTAA
- a CDS encoding aldehyde dehydrogenase family protein, which translates to MMQLNMYIDGTWVTSMSGEKREVLNPANGEVIALAAEGAAVDAKCAISVARKTFDSGIWSTLSYKTRAKYLYKISELLEEHADEIAMLETLNNGKVLLAAKTDVQNAIDCFQYYASLLTQSEGEMYNVGHSVQTMVVREPLGVCSLIVPWNFPLLMAAWQIAPVLAAGNTCILKPSEVTPFTAVKLFEIIEKAGVPAGVANLVMGPGITVGSEMVDSNLVDKVAFIGGTETGQNIMRAAAGNTKKISLELGGKSPNIVFADNDLEIAVDNALFSTFFNSGQVCTAASRLLLEDSIHDQFVERLVERAKKIVIGHGNQATSEMGPIVSEEHMKKVLRYIEIGRQEGATLACGGSRIIDGNFESGFFIEPTIFINTRPEMRIVQEEIFGPVLVIQKFRDEEEAIALANDTVFGLGGSVFCQDIEKAMRVVRKIRAGITWVNCYHVATIQAPWGGYKQSGIGRGLGTFGLDEFSEVKQINLSYKAQPVGWFSN; encoded by the coding sequence ATGATGCAACTTAACATGTATATTGATGGAACATGGGTCACTTCTATGTCTGGAGAAAAAAGGGAGGTGCTAAATCCCGCGAATGGGGAGGTAATTGCATTAGCAGCTGAAGGTGCTGCCGTGGATGCAAAGTGTGCTATTTCGGTTGCACGTAAGACGTTCGATAGTGGAATATGGTCTACACTCTCCTATAAAACTCGCGCAAAATATTTGTATAAAATTTCCGAATTACTAGAAGAACATGCAGATGAAATAGCAATGCTTGAAACATTAAACAATGGAAAGGTATTACTGGCTGCAAAAACGGATGTTCAAAATGCGATCGATTGCTTTCAATACTATGCAAGCCTTCTTACTCAATCAGAAGGTGAAATGTATAATGTAGGCCATTCTGTTCAGACAATGGTCGTGCGTGAACCACTAGGTGTATGCAGTCTGATTGTTCCGTGGAATTTCCCACTCCTCATGGCTGCTTGGCAAATCGCGCCAGTATTAGCAGCTGGGAATACTTGTATATTAAAACCATCGGAGGTGACACCTTTCACAGCTGTTAAGCTGTTTGAAATTATCGAAAAGGCTGGTGTACCAGCAGGTGTTGCTAATTTAGTGATGGGACCCGGAATTACTGTTGGTAGTGAAATGGTAGATAGCAATCTGGTTGATAAAGTAGCTTTTATTGGTGGAACGGAAACGGGTCAGAATATTATGCGTGCTGCTGCAGGTAATACAAAGAAAATCTCGTTAGAATTAGGAGGGAAATCTCCAAATATTGTGTTTGCAGACAATGATCTAGAAATAGCAGTAGATAATGCGCTATTCAGCACCTTTTTTAATAGTGGTCAAGTATGTACGGCAGCTTCTCGTCTGTTACTTGAAGACAGCATCCACGACCAATTTGTTGAAAGATTGGTAGAGCGTGCGAAAAAGATTGTCATCGGTCATGGTAATCAAGCTACGAGTGAAATGGGGCCGATCGTTAGTGAAGAGCACATGAAAAAAGTGTTAAGGTATATCGAAATAGGAAGACAGGAAGGTGCAACGCTAGCTTGTGGGGGAAGCCGAATTATAGATGGTAATTTTGAAAGCGGTTTCTTCATTGAGCCTACAATCTTTATTAATACGAGACCAGAGATGAGAATTGTACAGGAAGAAATCTTTGGACCAGTTTTAGTAATTCAAAAGTTTAGAGATGAAGAAGAAGCGATCGCTTTGGCGAATGATACAGTATTCGGATTAGGTGGTAGTGTTTTTTGTCAAGATATAGAGAAAGCGATGCGTGTAGTCAGAAAAATACGAGCGGGCATTACTTGGGTGAACTGCTATCATGTAGCAACGATACAAGCTCCGTGGGGGGGCTATAAACAAAGTGGAATTGGTAGGGGCTTAGGAACATTCGGGCTCGATGAATTTTCAGAAGTAAAGCAGATCAATCTAAGCTATAAGGCACAACCTGTTGGATGGTTTTCCAATTAA